A stretch of Tepidibacillus fermentans DNA encodes these proteins:
- a CDS encoding MFS transporter encodes MNQQNYISKNTKEFWKATVALSIGSFLIFSNLHMVQPLLPLFSEDFHVSPATASLTVSLVTLTLSIFLLLFGPISDAMGRKNIMSIGLFGSSFMSILIFFSPNFTTLLILRTFQGIFLASLPAIAYAYIGEEFDKNAIGIAIGIYISGNSIGGMGGRIVSGFIADHWGWQYSFLIMGIFGLLFFFLFLVLLPKSQHFQTHHFSLKIGIREMIHHWKNPILRQAYYVAGIIYFIFLGLFNYLGYYLHQSPYFLSTTVIGLLYISYLAGTFSSTLSGRLDQVLSIPRRIFYGLLIILVGILFMGLKPLFMIMTGLIFVVFGFFFVHSASSSWVSLHASHAKAGASSLYLLSYYMGGSMGGTLLGYVWSPFGWNGIILVTFVLVLVGIRISFRMNTFHEEKKETDNMVPSN; translated from the coding sequence GTGAACCAGCAAAATTATATATCCAAAAACACAAAGGAATTTTGGAAAGCCACAGTTGCTTTAAGTATTGGCTCTTTTTTAATCTTTTCAAACCTTCACATGGTTCAGCCACTTCTCCCGCTTTTTTCAGAAGATTTTCATGTATCACCAGCAACCGCTAGTCTAACTGTTTCACTGGTTACGTTGACTCTTAGTATCTTTTTGCTCCTATTCGGCCCCATTTCTGATGCTATGGGGCGTAAAAATATCATGTCAATCGGCTTATTTGGCTCATCCTTCATGTCGATCTTGATTTTTTTCTCACCTAATTTTACTACTCTACTTATTCTTCGGACATTTCAGGGAATTTTTTTAGCCAGTTTACCAGCAATTGCCTATGCATATATTGGAGAAGAGTTTGACAAGAACGCAATTGGAATTGCAATCGGTATCTATATTAGTGGAAATAGTATTGGTGGTATGGGTGGGCGGATTGTGAGTGGATTTATTGCTGATCATTGGGGATGGCAGTATTCATTTCTAATTATGGGGATATTCGGACTACTCTTTTTCTTTCTTTTTTTAGTGTTACTTCCAAAAAGTCAACATTTTCAAACTCATCATTTTTCTTTGAAAATAGGTATTCGTGAGATGATACACCATTGGAAAAACCCAATCCTACGTCAAGCGTATTATGTTGCTGGAATTATTTATTTCATTTTTCTTGGACTATTTAATTATCTTGGATATTACTTACACCAAAGTCCTTATTTCCTTTCAACAACTGTAATCGGATTGTTATATATATCTTATCTAGCAGGAACATTTAGCTCGACATTATCAGGAAGATTGGATCAGGTTTTGTCAATTCCTCGGAGGATCTTTTATGGATTGCTCATTATTTTGGTTGGTATTTTATTTATGGGTCTGAAACCGTTATTTATGATCATGACAGGTTTAATTTTTGTTGTATTTGGTTTTTTCTTTGTTCATTCCGCTTCAAGCAGTTGGGTCAGTCTTCATGCTTCTCATGCAAAAGCTGGAGCCTCTTCATTATACCTACTCTCTTACTATATGGGAGGAAGTATGGGAGGCACACTACTTGGCTATGTTTGGTCACCTTTTGGTTGGAACGGCATCATTCTTGTAACATTTGTCTTGGTATTAGTGGGAATTCGAATTAGTTTCCGAATGAACACATTTCATGAAGAAAAAAAAGAAACCGACAATATGGTTCCTTCTAATTAA
- a CDS encoding DUF2797 domain-containing protein, whose translation MKYSGQLLELQHEYKEPIEYYLQLGDGKIPLNPYLGHTIKIINLHEIHCIYCGRKVKKTYNNGYCYPCFIKLPQNDLCIVKPNLCHYDQGTCRDSEFGDQHCMVPHYVYLALSSDVKVGLTRKTNAFKRWVDQGAIQSIPIAELPTRKMAGELEYFLSQHLPDKTNWRKMLKEEIADKDIRKIREEILALIPEEYQSYLLDVDQIQEFIYPIEGTVKNVTAINLDKQSVYEGKLVGMKGQYLIFDSGVFNIKKYAGYQVEIEIIESTK comes from the coding sequence TTGAAATATTCTGGACAACTATTAGAGTTACAGCATGAATATAAAGAACCGATTGAATATTATTTGCAGCTTGGGGATGGAAAAATCCCTTTAAACCCATACTTAGGACATACCATAAAAATTATCAATCTTCATGAGATTCATTGTATTTATTGTGGTAGAAAGGTGAAAAAAACCTACAATAACGGTTATTGTTATCCTTGTTTTATCAAGTTGCCCCAAAATGACTTATGCATTGTGAAACCCAACCTCTGTCATTATGATCAAGGAACATGCCGAGATTCGGAATTTGGCGATCAGCACTGTATGGTTCCCCATTATGTCTATCTTGCATTAAGTAGTGATGTAAAAGTTGGGCTTACACGAAAGACGAATGCCTTCAAAAGATGGGTGGATCAGGGTGCCATTCAGTCGATTCCGATTGCAGAATTACCCACAAGGAAAATGGCTGGGGAACTCGAATATTTCTTATCTCAACATCTCCCTGATAAAACTAACTGGCGAAAAATGTTAAAAGAGGAGATTGCAGACAAAGATATAAGAAAAATCCGAGAAGAGATTCTTGCCTTGATTCCAGAAGAATATCAATCTTATTTACTTGATGTGGATCAGATCCAAGAATTTATCTACCCTATTGAAGGTACCGTGAAAAATGTGACAGCAATCAATTTGGACAAGCAGTCCGTTTATGAAGGTAAATTAGTAGGGATGAAAGGTCAATATCTTATTTTTGATTCAGGGGTATTCAATATCAAAAAGTATGCAGGCTATCAGGTAGAAATTGAAATCATAGAGTCCACGAAATAG
- the plsY gene encoding glycerol-3-phosphate 1-O-acyltransferase PlsY — protein sequence MKVLFAIFIGYFIGAIPTALIVGRNKNIDIRKHGSGNIGGTNTFRVLGKKAGYFVTIVDILKGIIPTLIGLGVGGEVTGVLAGITASIGHSYSLFAGFKGGKSVATSTGVMLVLNPLSILYGAIVFVIVLFTTKFVSLSSMLAAITVGVTVSFMNVDISVKLAAIFFAVFILYRHRSNIERLLKGTENKAFQKKRPE from the coding sequence ATGAAGGTTTTATTTGCCATTTTTATAGGATATTTTATTGGAGCGATCCCAACGGCTTTAATTGTTGGCCGAAATAAGAATATCGATATCCGAAAACATGGTAGTGGAAATATTGGTGGAACCAATACGTTTCGTGTTCTTGGTAAAAAAGCAGGTTACTTTGTTACGATTGTCGATATATTAAAGGGGATCATTCCTACACTTATTGGTTTAGGAGTGGGTGGAGAAGTTACAGGTGTTTTAGCGGGTATTACTGCTAGTATTGGACATTCTTATTCTCTTTTTGCTGGATTCAAAGGGGGAAAAAGTGTGGCGACAAGCACAGGAGTCATGCTGGTGTTAAATCCCCTATCCATTCTTTATGGTGCCATCGTATTTGTTATTGTACTCTTTACCACGAAATTCGTTTCTCTATCTTCGATGTTGGCGGCGATCACTGTAGGAGTTACCGTGTCATTTATGAATGTAGATATTTCGGTCAAATTGGCTGCTATTTTCTTTGCTGTTTTCATTCTTTATCGTCATCGCTCCAATATCGAACGACTATTGAAAGGTACAGAAAACAAAGCCTTTCAAAAAAAGAGGCCTGAATAA
- a CDS encoding Hsp20/alpha crystallin family protein, which produces MPFNPFDFVNTNASLFENEWENYRSFFEKFFNLNEKNATQTRTIPIDLYQRQHDLLLVLEIPGLKDEKDIQLKVVGQTLIVEGEINRSYIPQEGEIVKSERKVGKFSRKVTIPVAFDSKKIHARYQNGLLEIRIPIIKSNNYDKIMVRFTDR; this is translated from the coding sequence ATGCCATTTAATCCCTTCGATTTTGTCAATACGAATGCATCTCTATTTGAAAATGAATGGGAGAATTATCGAAGTTTTTTTGAGAAATTTTTTAATCTAAACGAAAAAAACGCTACACAAACAAGGACAATCCCTATCGATTTGTATCAAAGGCAACATGATCTCCTATTGGTTCTTGAAATTCCTGGGTTAAAAGATGAAAAAGATATTCAGTTAAAGGTTGTGGGTCAGACGCTAATCGTTGAAGGGGAAATCAATCGTAGTTATATACCACAAGAAGGAGAAATTGTAAAATCAGAAAGGAAGGTTGGAAAATTCTCTCGAAAAGTGACGATTCCAGTCGCTTTTGATAGTAAAAAGATTCATGCTAGATACCAAAATGGTTTATTGGAAATTCGAATTCCCATCATCAAATCGAATAACTATGATAAAATAATGGTTCGTTTTACCGATCGATAA
- a CDS encoding class I SAM-dependent methyltransferase, with protein sequence MAWFDSFAKDYDQWYESNLGRFVDRVEKKLIEEMAKPEKNEQVLDMGAGTGTYSLWLAKKGLQVTAVDQSKEMLKIAQDKAEKEGLNIEWQIGDAHQLPFKDGTFDLVVSVTAVEFMDHPKKALREAMRVLKPNGRLVIGVLTKESSWGELYTQKAEEDPNNLFAKAHLYREEEIETLLPYSFQLKKGLYLPPVMQFDEKEAEKIERERQGKQEKGAGFFVIRWDKENSK encoded by the coding sequence ATGGCATGGTTTGATTCCTTTGCCAAAGATTATGATCAATGGTATGAGTCGAATTTAGGTCGTTTTGTCGATCGAGTAGAGAAAAAGCTCATCGAAGAAATGGCAAAGCCAGAAAAAAATGAACAAGTACTCGATATGGGAGCAGGAACAGGAACCTATAGTCTCTGGTTAGCAAAAAAAGGATTGCAAGTGACAGCTGTAGACCAATCGAAAGAGATGTTAAAGATCGCTCAGGACAAGGCAGAAAAGGAAGGCTTGAACATCGAGTGGCAGATTGGTGATGCTCACCAGTTGCCTTTTAAAGATGGAACGTTTGATTTAGTTGTCTCTGTTACTGCGGTTGAATTCATGGATCATCCGAAGAAAGCTCTTCGAGAAGCAATGAGAGTACTCAAACCAAATGGACGACTTGTTATCGGGGTTCTAACAAAAGAAAGCTCTTGGGGTGAACTTTATACACAAAAAGCAGAAGAAGATCCAAACAATCTATTTGCAAAAGCACATCTTTATCGAGAAGAGGAAATTGAAACCCTTCTTCCGTACTCTTTTCAATTGAAGAAGGGATTATATTTACCTCCTGTAATGCAATTTGATGAAAAAGAAGCAGAAAAAATAGAACGGGAGAGGCAAGGAAAACAAGAAAAGGGAGCAGGTTTTTTTGTAATCCGTTGGGATAAGGAGAATTCAAAATGA
- a CDS encoding YkoF family thiamine/hydroxymethylpyrimidine-binding protein, with product MISCQLALYPLATKQFESVITKALQAIKPLESQGLTIEVGSMSTVIKGNDDLVWEAVRTLFEESIKEGHQIVLNATLSNECGCDL from the coding sequence ATGATCTCATGTCAACTTGCACTTTATCCATTAGCAACGAAGCAGTTCGAATCAGTGATTACAAAAGCTCTTCAGGCCATCAAGCCGTTGGAATCTCAGGGATTAACCATTGAAGTCGGTTCGATGAGTACAGTGATCAAGGGAAATGATGATCTAGTATGGGAAGCAGTACGGACTTTATTTGAAGAGTCCATAAAAGAAGGACATCAGATAGTTTTGAATGCGACACTTTCCAATGAATGTGGTTGTGATCTATAG
- a CDS encoding spore germination protein, with protein MPSIVGGIKINSIGSGGVVNVGDAIYISPKSTSKSYAGSGSFNTGDFLNNNNGLSSTNTNDSDLLEAEHSFSS; from the coding sequence ATGCCTTCTATCGTGGGCGGAATCAAAATTAATAGTATTGGAAGCGGCGGAGTCGTTAACGTTGGTGATGCCATCTACATTTCCCCCAAATCTACATCAAAAAGCTATGCTGGTTCAGGGTCGTTTAATACGGGTGATTTCTTAAATAACAATAATGGATTAAGTTCAACAAATACGAATGACTCGGACTTACTTGAAGCGGAACATTCCTTTAGCTCTTAA
- a CDS encoding arsenate reductase family protein, giving the protein MIKIYYYNKCGTSRKAKKFFDENRIPYEIVQIIEEPPTKAELKEMVQKSGVNIKKFFNTSGGSYRELGMKDKIKSLSEDELLDILASDGKIIKRPLITNGEVTTVGWNDGIAETWLKFKE; this is encoded by the coding sequence ATGATTAAAATATATTATTATAACAAATGTGGAACATCAAGAAAAGCGAAGAAGTTCTTTGATGAGAACAGAATTCCATATGAGATTGTCCAAATTATTGAAGAACCACCAACAAAAGCAGAATTAAAAGAAATGGTGCAAAAAAGTGGAGTTAATATTAAGAAATTCTTTAATACAAGTGGTGGTTCGTATCGTGAATTGGGTATGAAGGATAAGATCAAATCATTAAGCGAGGATGAACTGCTCGATATTTTAGCTTCAGATGGTAAGATCATTAAACGACCATTAATAACCAATGGGGAAGTTACCACAGTAGGATGGAATGATGGAATTGCTGAAACTTGGTTAAAGTTCAAGGAATAA
- a CDS encoding HD domain-containing protein has product MELVIEKVKEYIKKHMMDESSGHDYWHVMRVYHNAQLLMREEKANVNANVVQLAALLHDIGDYKITGSDDTQIGIPKAILEELNVDSNIIKQVLQIIGEISFHQQTEKLSSLESQIVQDADRLDAIGAIGIARAFAYGGAKGRQIWNPEEPPKLKMSKEEYMRNKGNSINHFYEKLLLLKDRMNTDAGKKIAKERHRFMEIYLEQFFLEWNGER; this is encoded by the coding sequence ATGGAATTAGTGATTGAAAAAGTTAAAGAATACATAAAGAAGCATATGATGGATGAATCGTCGGGACATGATTATTGGCATGTGATGAGAGTATACCATAATGCTCAATTATTGATGAGGGAAGAGAAGGCGAATGTAAATGCGAATGTCGTACAACTTGCAGCACTTTTACATGACATCGGAGATTATAAAATAACTGGCTCGGATGATACACAAATAGGAATTCCTAAAGCGATATTAGAAGAACTAAATGTAGACTCGAATATCATTAAACAAGTTCTACAAATTATCGGTGAAATTAGCTTCCATCAACAAACCGAAAAGTTAAGTTCTTTAGAATCTCAAATTGTACAAGATGCTGATCGTCTTGATGCGATTGGTGCAATAGGAATTGCTAGAGCATTTGCCTATGGAGGAGCAAAAGGTCGGCAAATCTGGAATCCAGAAGAACCTCCAAAATTAAAAATGTCAAAAGAGGAATATATGAGGAACAAAGGGAATAGCATCAACCATTTTTACGAAAAGCTTTTGCTGTTAAAAGATAGGATGAATACGGATGCAGGTAAGAAGATTGCTAAAGAAAGACATCGATTTATGGAAATCTATTTAGAACAATTTTTCTTGGAGTGGAATGGTGAGAGATAG
- a CDS encoding spore germination protein GerPB, which yields MNIYVHQNIMIHQIRIQSIGNSSVFQIGSAGVIKPLSNIYNTGGFTGPIPSPRKPQIPLGPTPPSLNPDLKGE from the coding sequence ATGAATATTTATGTGCATCAAAATATTATGATCCATCAGATTCGGATTCAAAGTATTGGAAACTCCTCTGTATTTCAAATTGGAAGTGCTGGAGTAATTAAACCATTATCCAATATCTATAATACCGGCGGGTTTACTGGGCCAATCCCTTCTCCTAGAAAACCACAGATTCCTTTAGGTCCTACTCCACCTTCCCTCAATCCAGACTTGAAAGGAGAATGA